The [Bacillus] selenitireducens MLS10 genome includes a region encoding these proteins:
- a CDS encoding DsrE/DsrF/DrsH-like family protein: MAEESKNNATMIVFDGDLDKAIASFIIATGAAAMGKNVTMFFTFWGLNVLRKEEHIEVKDKNFLEGMFAKLMPRGPGKLKLSKMNYGGVGSHLMKKMMKEHNVSTLPELMELAQDLDVKMVACTMTMDVMGLRKEELIDGLEYAGVASYLAEAEDANVNLFI; encoded by the coding sequence ATGGCGGAAGAATCAAAAAATAATGCAACAATGATCGTATTTGACGGGGATCTTGACAAGGCCATCGCGAGTTTTATCATTGCAACAGGAGCGGCGGCAATGGGGAAGAATGTGACCATGTTCTTTACTTTCTGGGGACTCAACGTCCTTCGTAAAGAAGAGCACATTGAAGTGAAAGACAAGAATTTCCTTGAAGGGATGTTCGCGAAACTCATGCCAAGAGGACCTGGCAAACTGAAGCTTTCAAAGATGAACTATGGCGGTGTTGGTTCTCATCTGATGAAGAAAATGATGAAAGAGCACAACGTCAGCACGCTTCCTGAATTGATGGAGCTTGCACAGGATCTCGATGTGAAGATGGTTGCGTGTACGATGACGATGGATGTCATGGGTCTTCGTAAGGAAGAGCTCATTGACGGTCTGGAATACGCGGGTGTCGCATCCTATCTTGCTGAAGCGGAAGATGCGAACGTCAACCTGTTTATCTGA
- a CDS encoding glycoside hydrolase family 65 protein: MSWHISSKALDQDQLLVDESLFAQGNGYLGIRGNFEEGYAADMTTIRGAYLNAFHDVVPIEYGEKLFGFPDTQQKLVNNIDVQSIRIIIDGDDFSLFQGEILDFERFLYMKDGYSERRIHWKSPAGKEVSIHFYRMISFTDKELFVQWIDIEPISQVQEIEIVSTVDGDVSNFVEASDPRVASGHAKRLHVTDVQDKGPYMQVSDETEVSKLKVSATTWVSASREALKESRSSFEGKVEERRTFSGEGSLRYEKRSVYTDTYRHESSPSEAGFELAKRLSAVSLDELIRGQRAYLNRFWQTSDIRIAGDDKLQEGIRFNLYQLLQSVGKEPTSNISAKGLSGEGYEGHYFWDTEIYMYPPFLMTDPEIAKNLLLHRFSLLDAARERAKEMGHRQGALFPWRTISGGECSAFFPAGSAQYHISADIAYSFIQYYLTTGDEVFLADYGAELLVETARLWIDTGHMKDGRFRIDDVTGPDEYTCIVNNNYYTNSMAKHNLEWAVKAMALVEERHPTVYKNLAARLAVTDDELKAFREASESMYYPYSDSHRIHAQDDTFLNKQVWDIEGTPKEEFPLLLHYHPLTLYRYQVCKQADTVLSHFLLEDEADEETIRRSYDYYEQVTTHDSSLSFCVFSIMAAKLGYEKKAYEYFSETARLDLDNTHKNTKDGLHMANMGGTWLALVSGFGGMRVKETGLHFAPRLPEAWDSLSFQIQYQGRVIALDIGRDKTVYTLTEGDVINMYHHGKLFTLTEQQTLLHA; encoded by the coding sequence ATGAGTTGGCACATATCATCTAAAGCATTGGATCAGGATCAGCTTTTGGTCGATGAGAGCCTGTTTGCTCAGGGCAACGGCTATCTTGGCATCAGAGGTAATTTTGAAGAAGGGTATGCGGCAGATATGACGACGATTCGGGGGGCATACCTGAATGCGTTTCATGACGTGGTTCCGATCGAGTACGGTGAAAAACTGTTTGGTTTCCCTGATACGCAGCAAAAGCTGGTCAATAACATCGATGTCCAGTCCATTCGGATTATCATCGACGGTGACGACTTTTCCCTGTTTCAGGGAGAGATCCTCGATTTCGAACGGTTCTTATACATGAAAGACGGCTACAGTGAGCGGAGGATTCACTGGAAGAGTCCGGCGGGTAAAGAAGTGAGCATCCATTTTTACAGAATGATCTCCTTTACAGATAAAGAACTCTTTGTTCAATGGATTGATATTGAACCAATCAGTCAGGTTCAGGAGATTGAGATAGTCTCAACCGTTGATGGCGATGTATCCAATTTCGTGGAAGCGTCTGACCCGCGGGTCGCCTCAGGTCATGCGAAGAGGCTCCATGTGACGGACGTGCAGGACAAAGGGCCTTATATGCAGGTGAGTGATGAGACGGAAGTATCGAAATTAAAGGTCTCGGCAACGACTTGGGTATCCGCATCGAGAGAAGCACTCAAAGAGAGCCGTTCTTCGTTTGAAGGTAAAGTCGAAGAGCGGCGCACGTTCTCCGGAGAGGGGAGCCTCCGATATGAGAAGAGGAGTGTTTATACTGATACGTATCGTCATGAATCGTCGCCTTCTGAGGCAGGGTTCGAACTTGCAAAACGTCTTTCTGCCGTTTCCCTGGATGAACTGATCCGTGGACAGCGGGCCTACCTTAATCGGTTCTGGCAAACATCGGATATCCGCATTGCCGGTGATGACAAGCTTCAGGAAGGGATCCGTTTTAATCTGTATCAGCTTCTGCAGTCGGTGGGGAAAGAACCGACGAGCAATATTTCAGCGAAGGGTCTCTCAGGAGAAGGATATGAAGGGCACTATTTCTGGGATACGGAGATCTATATGTATCCGCCGTTTCTGATGACGGACCCGGAGATTGCAAAGAACCTGCTGCTTCACCGATTCTCTCTCCTTGACGCGGCAAGAGAGCGGGCGAAGGAGATGGGACACCGGCAAGGAGCGCTCTTTCCGTGGAGGACGATCTCAGGTGGCGAGTGTTCTGCGTTCTTCCCGGCAGGCTCGGCCCAATATCATATCAGTGCCGATATTGCCTACAGCTTTATTCAATACTACCTGACGACGGGCGACGAGGTCTTCCTTGCGGATTATGGCGCTGAACTGCTCGTCGAGACGGCCCGTCTCTGGATTGATACGGGTCATATGAAAGACGGTCGGTTCCGAATTGATGACGTGACCGGACCGGATGAATACACATGTATTGTGAATAATAACTATTACACTAACTCCATGGCGAAGCATAATCTTGAGTGGGCAGTGAAAGCAATGGCACTCGTTGAAGAACGCCACCCGACCGTGTATAAAAATCTCGCCGCACGACTTGCTGTCACGGATGATGAGCTGAAGGCATTCCGGGAAGCTTCGGAGTCGATGTACTATCCGTACTCCGATTCACATCGGATTCATGCACAGGATGATACGTTTTTGAACAAGCAGGTATGGGACATCGAAGGGACACCGAAAGAAGAGTTCCCGCTCTTGCTTCATTATCATCCCCTTACCCTTTACCGCTATCAGGTCTGTAAGCAGGCAGATACGGTTTTAAGTCATTTTCTTCTTGAAGATGAGGCGGACGAGGAGACAATCAGGCGCTCTTATGACTATTATGAGCAAGTGACGACCCATGATTCATCGTTGTCCTTCTGCGTCTTCAGCATCATGGCGGCCAAACTCGGTTATGAGAAGAAAGCCTACGAGTATTTCAGTGAAACGGCACGTCTTGATCTTGATAACACGCATAAGAACACAAAAGACGGCCTCCACATGGCGAATATGGGCGGGACCTGGCTTGCACTTGTCAGCGGATTTGGCGGCATGAGGGTCAAAGAAACAGGGCTTCATTTCGCACCGAGACTCCCTGAAGCCTGGGATTCGCTGTCGTTTCAGATTCAGTATCAGGGACGGGTGATCGCCCTTGATATCGGGCGCGACAAAACGGTCTATACACTGACCGAGGGTGACGTGATCAATATGTATCATCACGGAAAACTGTTTACTCTCACAGAGCAACAGACTCTCCTGCACGCATAA